In Limanda limanda chromosome 21, fLimLim1.1, whole genome shotgun sequence, a genomic segment contains:
- the lrrc4bb gene encoding leucine-rich repeat-containing protein 4B, with the protein MRVVTVTSPCAPSPLLWLVQLLLWFHNHGPQLAEAAPPCPSLCTCSNQASRVICTRKTLDQVPESISENTRYLNLQENTIQVIKSDTFKHLRHLEILQLSKNHIRQIEVGAFNGLPNLNTLELFDNRLTVVPSQAFEYLSKLRELWLRNNPIETLPAFAFHRVPSLRRLDLGELRKLDFISEAAFEGLVNLRFLNLGMCGLKDIPNLTPLLRLEELELSGNQLGIVRPGSFQGLASLRKLWLMHSRVSVIERNAFDDLKNLEELNLSHNSLHSLPHDLFTPLHQLERVHLNHNPWVCNCDVLWLSWWLKETVPSNTTCCARCHAPPGLKGKYIGELDQSHFTCYAPVIVEPPTDLNVTEGMAAELKCRTGTSMTSVNWFTPNGTLMTHGSYRVRISVLHDGTLNFTNVTVQDTGQYTCMVTNSAGNTTATAVLNVSVSDPRDSYSYFTTVTVETVETVRGEEENSARQYINETFIEFSNPTVQRGRPGIPITPSPSSISSLSPRANRGTENSPTMSIMDVTNIPGLDDVMKTTKIIIGCFVAITFMAAVMLVVFYKLRKQHQLHKHHGPARAIEIVNVEDEIGAGAGSGISGGSTMNSGMGGEGTLRRHHPEIVNLPNIGRSDTLNHYYKTHHFNNNVMGLSIGGEGIGPGGIMSSKNLQGHDIPISCTSVPISSSNMLSSSGNGTNPNSMSPPLPMSLPMPTMGLHGSIKGFMGQNQNPQMEPLLFKGNSKENVQETQI; encoded by the exons ATGCGTGTTGTCACGGTGACCAGCCCCTGTGCCCCTTCCCCCCTCCTCTGGTTGGTCCAGCTTTTGTTGTGGTTTCACAACCATGGACCTCAACTTGCAGAGGCGGCGCCCCCCTGCCCTTCCCTGTGCACCTGCTCCAATCAGGCGAGCCGTGTCATCTGTACAAGGAAGACTTTAGATCAAGTCCCGGAGAGTATTTCAGAGAACACAAGATACCTCAATCTACAAGAAAACACCATTCAG GTGATCAAGTCTGACACTTTTAAGCACCTGCGGCATTTGGAAATCCTCCAGCTCTCCAAGAACCACATCCGACAGATTGAGGTGGGAGCTTTCAATGGCCTCCCCAACCTCAACACGCTGGAGCTTTTTGACAACCGTCTCACAGTTGTACCGTCACAAGCCTTTGAGTACCTCAGCAAGCTAAGGGAATTATGGCTACGAAACAACCCCATCGAGACGCTGCCGGCATTTGCCTTTCATCGTGTTCCCTCTTTGCGCCGTCTCGATCTCGGGGAACTCAGGAAGCTGGATTTCATCTCAGAGGCTGCCTTTGAAGGTTTAGTAAATTTGCGCTTCTTGAATCTTGGCATGTGTGGCTTGAAGGACATACCTAACCTCACCCCACTATTACGACTAGAGGAATTGGAGCTGTCTGGAAACCAGCTGGGTATAGTTCGGCCTGGATCCTTCCAAGGCCTAGCATCCCTTCGCAAGCTGTGGCTAATGCACTCCAGAGTGTCAGTGATTGAACGCAATGCTTTTGATGACCTCAAAAATCTGGAGGAGCTCAACCTCTCCCACAATTCCCTGCATTCCCTGCCCCATGACCTCTTCACCCCTCTTCACCAGCTGGAAAGGGTACATCTCAACCACAACCCTTGGGTGTGCAACTGTGATGTTCTTTGGCTCAGCTGGTGGCTGAAAGAAACAGTTCCCAGCAACACCACATGTTGTGCTCGCTGCCATGCGCCTCCAGGTCTAAAGGGCAAATACATCGGGGAACTAGACCAGAGCCACTTCACCTGCTATGCCCCAGTGATCGTTGAGCCACCCACTGACCTCAATGTCACAGAGGGCATGGCTGCCGAGCTGAAATGTCGTACTGGAACATCGATGACCTCTGTGAACTGGTTCACTCCGAATGGCACTCTGATGACCCATGGATCGTACCGAGTTCGGATCTCAGTGCTTCATGACGGAACGCTGAACTTCACAAACGTGACCGTGCAAGACACCGGGCAGTACACTTGCATGGTAACCAACTCCGCTGGAAACACCACTGCAACCGCTGTGctcaatgtgtctgtgtcagaTCCCAGGGACAGCTACAGTTATTTCACCACTGTCACTGTGGAAACAGTAGAGACAgtaagaggagaggaggaaaactcGGCGAGACAGTATATTAATGAGACCTTCATAGAATTCTCAAATCCTACTGTTCAAAGAGGGAGACCTGGCATCCCTATAACTCCCTCACCTTCTTCTATTTCCTCACTGTCCCCACGAGCTAACAGAGGTACGGAAAACTCACCGACAATGTCGATAATGGATGTAACTAACATTCCAGGCCTGGATGATGTAATGAAAACAACTAAAATCATCATTGGTTGCTTCGTGGCCATCACTTTTATGGCAGCTGTAATGTTAGTGGTCTTCTATAAACTCCGGAAGCAGCACCAGCTACATAAGCACCACGGCCCGGCTAGAGCCATCGAAATTGTCAACGTGGAAGATGAGATTGGAGCTGGGGCAGGAAGTGGAATCTCAGGTGGCTCAACGATGAATTCTGGCATGGGTGGAGAAGGAACCCTGAGGAGACATCATCCAGAAATAGTCAACCTTCCCAACATTGGCCGTTCAGATACTCTCAACCATTACTACAAGACCCATCATTTCAACAACAACGTGATGGGTCTTAGTATTGGCGGTGAAGGGATCGGACCAGGAGGGATCATGAGTAGCAAGAACCTGCAAGGCCACGATATCCCCATCTCCTGTACCTCAGTCCCAATCTCTTCATCTAATATGCTCTCCTCATCAGGCAACGGCACCAATCCCAATTCTATGTCCCCACCTCTGCCGATGTCTCTCCCCATGCCTACTATGGGCTTACATGGATCAATCAAGGGTTTCATGGGCCAAAACCAGAATCCTCAAATGGAGCCTCTTCTCTTCAAAGGCAACTCAAAGGAAAATGTTCAAGAGACTcagatctaa